From one Thermococcus sp. Bubb.Bath genomic stretch:
- a CDS encoding antitoxin family protein: MEIVVEAVYEKGVLRPLRPLKLREGEKVRVKIISKGITEFIRSLEEELQVPKRDPLEILSEERDRL; encoded by the coding sequence ATGGAGATAGTTGTTGAGGCTGTCTACGAAAAAGGCGTGCTTAGGCCGCTTAGGCCGCTTAAGCTTAGAGAAGGCGAGAAAGTCAGGGTAAAGATAATCAGCAAGGGCATAACGGAGTTCATAAGAAGCCTTGAAGAGGAGCTTCAAGTACCCAAAAGAGACCCCCTTGAAATACTATCAGAAGAAAGGGATAGGCTATGA
- a CDS encoding type II toxin-antitoxin system VapC family toxin: MNFVVDASLLIDAFSKYNMERRKLALSTLKKIEEYEIYAPRLAQVEFASVLSRFTPERAVEEFLGVFDFITLVGEGEISQDAIQIALKTHSRAADAYYITTAKRFNAVLLTNDRRMAENAKLSGVTAIYVLEENKKLHDLTHKKEEERN, encoded by the coding sequence ATGAACTTCGTAGTCGATGCTTCCCTCCTGATTGACGCATTTTCAAAATACAACATGGAGAGGAGAAAACTCGCTCTCTCCACCCTCAAAAAGATAGAGGAATACGAAATTTACGCCCCAAGATTGGCGCAGGTGGAGTTTGCAAGTGTCCTGTCGAGGTTCACGCCGGAAAGGGCCGTGGAGGAATTCCTTGGTGTGTTTGATTTCATAACGCTCGTCGGTGAGGGGGAGATTTCCCAAGATGCAATTCAGATTGCTCTCAAAACCCATTCAAGGGCAGCGGATGCCTATTATATAACGACCGCAAAACGCTTCAACGCGGTTCTACTGACAAATGACAGGAGGATGGCAGAGAACGCAAAGCTTTCTGGAGTTACTGCCATTTATGTACTCGAAGAGAATAAAAAGCTGCATGATTTAACTCACAAGAAAGAGGAGGAAAGAAACTGA
- a CDS encoding acetate--CoA ligase family protein produces the protein METPNLDFLFYPKSVAVIGASNVPGKVGNAIMRSITLRYDGKVYAVNVKGGEIDVNGKRFPVYRSVKDIPGEVEVAVIAVPARFVPDVIDECGEKGIKAAVVISAGFKEAGRADLEEELVKRARKWGIRVVGPNCLGVTNLENGFDCNFNPPERQARPPFGKVAFMSQSGAFGAAILDWAAREKIGMSKFISLGNMADLDESDFMAYLGDDPKTGVITGYIEGVKDGRKFFNTAKEVTLKKPVVVLKSGRTEAGAKAAASHTGSLAGSYKIYQAAFEQTGVLEAKSMRQLFNYAKALAMQSPAKGNRVAIVTNGGGAGVMMSDGLLESGMKLAELGEETNEKFRKDVEEGKLPHHMSYKNPIDVIGDAPSSRYEMAMRYALEDPNVDLLVVIALFQSPALDEGIVDAMERMKAYGKPIVFVAPGGDYPHKMARNIELKGIPVYETTEDAVDAVYALVKYGEWLRENGEL, from the coding sequence ATGGAGACCCCGAATCTGGACTTCCTGTTTTATCCAAAGAGTGTAGCTGTCATTGGGGCATCGAACGTGCCCGGGAAAGTTGGAAACGCGATAATGCGCTCAATAACTCTCCGCTACGACGGGAAGGTCTACGCCGTCAACGTGAAGGGCGGCGAAATAGATGTCAACGGAAAGAGGTTCCCGGTTTACAGGAGCGTTAAGGACATCCCAGGGGAGGTTGAAGTAGCAGTCATAGCGGTTCCCGCAAGATTCGTTCCCGACGTTATCGACGAGTGTGGTGAGAAAGGAATCAAGGCCGCCGTCGTCATTTCCGCCGGTTTCAAAGAGGCCGGAAGGGCGGACCTTGAGGAGGAGCTCGTTAAAAGGGCCAGGAAGTGGGGGATAAGGGTCGTTGGTCCGAACTGCCTGGGAGTAACCAATCTTGAGAACGGCTTCGACTGCAACTTCAACCCGCCGGAGAGGCAGGCAAGGCCGCCCTTCGGAAAGGTCGCCTTCATGAGTCAGAGCGGTGCCTTCGGCGCGGCAATCCTCGACTGGGCCGCCCGCGAGAAGATAGGAATGAGCAAGTTCATCAGCCTCGGCAACATGGCGGATTTGGACGAGAGCGACTTCATGGCCTACCTCGGAGACGACCCCAAAACTGGTGTCATAACCGGCTACATTGAGGGCGTCAAGGACGGAAGGAAGTTCTTCAACACGGCTAAGGAAGTGACCCTCAAGAAGCCGGTCGTTGTCCTCAAGAGCGGAAGAACCGAGGCAGGGGCTAAGGCCGCCGCCTCCCACACCGGCTCTCTAGCAGGTTCCTACAAGATATACCAGGCGGCATTCGAGCAGACCGGTGTTCTAGAAGCTAAAAGCATGCGCCAGCTCTTCAACTACGCGAAGGCTTTGGCAATGCAGAGCCCGGCAAAGGGCAACCGGGTGGCTATAGTTACCAACGGCGGGGGTGCTGGAGTCATGATGAGCGACGGCCTGCTTGAGAGCGGCATGAAGCTTGCCGAGCTGGGCGAGGAGACCAATGAGAAGTTCAGGAAGGATGTAGAAGAAGGAAAGCTTCCACACCACATGAGCTACAAGAACCCGATCGACGTCATAGGTGACGCACCCTCGAGCCGCTACGAGATGGCTATGCGCTACGCCCTCGAAGATCCGAACGTTGACCTCCTCGTTGTCATAGCCCTCTTCCAGAGTCCCGCTCTCGATGAGGGAATCGTTGATGCAATGGAAAGGATGAAGGCTTACGGCAAGCCGATAGTCTTCGTCGCTCCGGGTGGAGACTATCCGCACAAGATGGCGAGAAACATCGAGCTCAAGGGCATCCCAGTCTACGAGACGACGGAAGATGCCGTTGATGCGGTCTACGCCCTCGTCAAGTACGGTGAGTGGCTGAGGGAGAACGGGGAGCTTTGA